The following proteins come from a genomic window of Corallococcus sp. NCRR:
- a CDS encoding DUF6310 domain-containing protein: MGLGFCVLAAPEIAVGAVIALGVVVVGVAIKEAIDAYEFRHASPEEAGASRGTKVASRETEAQRKPRLKPEPGGQDWQPPVPPVPVGRTGRASCEPVPVPHAGEDDPHNECADKFPPNRYPGMDVLVGGVRFDALQVGVRKLWEIKTHRFDTYPGFIRRREIERELEQIQKERAAAAACGYDFVIGVSTQEHKDALIEVDFSLDVVVTGCER; the protein is encoded by the coding sequence GTGGGACTTGGGTTCTGCGTGCTGGCGGCCCCTGAGATTGCCGTGGGCGCCGTGATCGCGCTTGGCGTGGTGGTGGTCGGTGTCGCCATCAAGGAAGCGATTGATGCCTATGAGTTCCGCCATGCCTCCCCTGAGGAAGCAGGAGCCTCACGAGGAACGAAGGTGGCCTCCCGGGAAACCGAAGCGCAACGCAAGCCCAGGCTGAAGCCCGAGCCAGGGGGGCAGGACTGGCAGCCCCCGGTGCCGCCCGTGCCCGTGGGCCGGACGGGACGCGCCAGCTGTGAACCTGTTCCGGTGCCCCATGCGGGCGAGGACGACCCACATAATGAATGTGCCGACAAGTTCCCACCCAACCGTTACCCCGGGATGGACGTGCTCGTTGGCGGAGTGCGCTTCGATGCGCTGCAAGTTGGCGTGCGCAAGCTGTGGGAGATCAAGACCCATCGATTCGACACGTACCCTGGCTTCATCCGGCGGCGGGAGATTGAGAGGGAGTTGGAGCAAATACAAAAGGAGCGAGCTGCTGCTGCGGCATGTGGATATGACTTCGTCATTGGGGTGAGCACCCAGGAGCACAAGGACGCGCTTATCGAAGTGGACTTCTCTCTGGATGTCGTCGTCACGGGGTGCGAACGATGA
- a CDS encoding DUF5953 family protein: protein MTRRKALSLIVYAPPLVSRDGRTLAVVHGMEKALPGLRLEWEVGKGVRPTVLSQRDAWLAERTQDGRFPLLCNGDARYPVTVNGRGRPGLLSPGGQSLSEVHAELPLDEAVLAAAAALLEGMSEGACSFWGHASPYGYGSEVAPQFRRSPHGPELAPRGLPMISLPEKLTAPEIPWFLGWLNYWSAAAARAIGFPEPTRDAELLSRARRTASGGWIVQLTDAPLDLDNPAHLDTLKRTYERFPEIGGRAAP, encoded by the coding sequence ATGACCAGGCGTAAAGCCCTCTCCCTCATTGTTTATGCGCCTCCGCTTGTCAGCAGGGATGGCCGCACGCTCGCCGTCGTCCATGGGATGGAGAAGGCGCTTCCCGGCCTGCGACTGGAGTGGGAAGTCGGCAAGGGAGTGCGACCCACCGTATTGTCGCAGCGCGACGCATGGCTCGCGGAAAGGACGCAGGACGGGAGATTCCCTCTGCTGTGCAACGGGGACGCGCGTTACCCCGTGACGGTGAACGGGAGGGGAAGACCTGGACTCCTCAGCCCAGGCGGTCAGTCCCTGTCTGAAGTGCATGCGGAACTGCCACTGGATGAGGCCGTGCTCGCGGCAGCGGCGGCTTTGCTTGAGGGCATGTCTGAGGGGGCGTGCTCGTTCTGGGGACATGCGTCGCCGTATGGCTACGGTTCGGAAGTCGCGCCGCAGTTTCGCCGATCGCCTCATGGGCCCGAGTTGGCACCCCGTGGGCTTCCCATGATCAGCCTGCCAGAAAAGCTCACCGCGCCTGAGATCCCCTGGTTCCTCGGGTGGCTGAACTATTGGTCTGCCGCTGCCGCGCGGGCCATCGGGTTCCCGGAACCGACCCGTGACGCCGAACTGCTTTCACGGGCTCGGCGCACGGCATCGGGCGGCTGGATCGTGCAGCTCACCGATGCGCCGCTCGACCTGGACAACCCCGCCCACCTGGACACGCTCAAGCGGACCTACGAGCGGTTCCCCGAGATTGGCGGACGTGCAGCGCCTTGA
- a CDS encoding serine/threonine protein kinase translates to MNAAMIKLPPGSFIDGWQVAKELGDGGFAFVFLGEKNGRQRAIKVAQHRESSGDLKQTHARTLRELTALLMLDHPNIVRPQGHGVAESGNLYLALDYVEGWTLAEWAERKHPTVREVLGVFEKLTGALAYMHGRGILHRDLKLSNVLIRQNDGEPVLIDFSCATYTLAEDLTDGGLPPGTDRYRAPEQFKFLREHKDERRARYAFQVADEIFAVGVMLHELLTDPRPTEFRPRFDLNNAAMPPPSPRLANARVPEELSDLVESILARDPRKRPVDTEALRRELAELRAAPSSDYDVPVHPPSEQRHGGPRPETPARPTPLPSLKRHVARAERNPGQGQWRALLAGIVAIVLAALVWNFAGGSAGPHVAAGPRPPVTLHSAPSETIPPAMSIPSPSRVTAPGPSIAVAPKEGSALKTRAPEVPTQGHPPRMPKKAIAAMECASLSLVAALAAGCPGAQIRPESFSCPDGAKEAMEKQLHWQWNQTFLIQLDDRQKGDANVWFTAGSEVVGVAPTGVGDDRQEAVAPAGTRFYGKAYYLSDKMGRADGPALVVRYDRVRLPGQADYPICFVVEGAVAEFKDGKVKARNRGVGHVVFRWP, encoded by the coding sequence ATGAACGCGGCAATGATCAAGCTGCCTCCGGGTTCGTTCATTGATGGATGGCAGGTGGCCAAGGAACTCGGAGACGGAGGCTTCGCGTTCGTCTTCCTGGGCGAAAAGAACGGCAGGCAACGCGCCATCAAGGTGGCCCAGCACCGGGAGTCCAGCGGCGACCTCAAGCAGACCCATGCGCGGACGCTGCGGGAGTTGACGGCGCTGCTCATGCTGGACCATCCGAACATCGTCCGGCCGCAAGGGCATGGCGTCGCGGAGAGCGGCAACCTGTACCTCGCGCTCGACTACGTGGAGGGCTGGACGCTCGCGGAGTGGGCCGAACGCAAGCACCCGACGGTCCGCGAAGTCCTCGGCGTCTTCGAGAAGCTCACCGGTGCGCTGGCATACATGCACGGCCGGGGCATCCTGCATCGGGACCTGAAGCTGTCCAACGTGCTCATCCGCCAGAACGACGGCGAGCCTGTCCTCATCGATTTCAGCTGCGCGACCTACACCCTCGCGGAAGACCTGACGGACGGGGGCCTCCCTCCGGGCACAGACCGCTACCGCGCGCCCGAGCAGTTCAAGTTCCTGCGCGAACACAAGGACGAGCGGCGGGCCCGCTACGCCTTCCAGGTCGCCGACGAAATCTTCGCGGTCGGCGTCATGCTCCATGAGCTGCTGACGGACCCGCGACCCACGGAGTTCCGTCCGCGCTTCGACTTGAACAATGCGGCCATGCCTCCACCGTCGCCCCGCCTGGCGAATGCGCGAGTCCCCGAGGAACTGAGCGACCTCGTTGAGAGCATCCTGGCCCGAGACCCCAGGAAGCGTCCGGTCGACACCGAGGCGCTGCGCCGTGAACTGGCCGAGCTCCGAGCCGCCCCTTCCTCCGACTACGACGTGCCAGTCCATCCGCCATCGGAGCAGCGCCATGGCGGGCCGCGCCCGGAGACGCCGGCGAGGCCCACCCCTCTCCCATCGCTCAAGCGGCACGTCGCCCGGGCTGAGCGCAACCCAGGCCAGGGCCAATGGCGTGCGCTCCTCGCCGGCATCGTCGCGATTGTCCTCGCCGCGCTCGTCTGGAATTTCGCCGGGGGTTCTGCCGGGCCTCACGTCGCCGCGGGCCCGCGCCCTCCCGTCACTCTCCACTCCGCACCGTCCGAGACAATCCCTCCTGCTATGTCCATCCCCAGCCCCTCACGCGTGACCGCCCCGGGGCCGTCAATCGCCGTTGCTCCGAAGGAAGGATCCGCCTTGAAGACCCGCGCCCCCGAAGTCCCAACCCAAGGACACCCCCCCCGCATGCCGAAGAAGGCCATCGCCGCCATGGAGTGCGCGTCGTTGTCGCTCGTCGCGGCGCTGGCGGCGGGTTGTCCGGGAGCTCAAATCCGGCCCGAGTCCTTCAGCTGCCCGGACGGGGCGAAAGAAGCAATGGAGAAGCAGCTCCATTGGCAGTGGAACCAGACCTTCCTCATCCAACTCGACGACCGCCAGAAGGGGGATGCGAATGTGTGGTTCACCGCTGGCTCGGAAGTGGTGGGAGTGGCCCCGACAGGCGTCGGAGATGACCGGCAGGAGGCGGTCGCCCCTGCTGGAACACGCTTCTACGGCAAGGCGTACTATCTCTCCGACAAGATGGGGCGTGCGGATGGGCCCGCGCTCGTCGTGCGGTATGACCGCGTGAGACTGCCGGGGCAGGCCGATTATCCAATTTGCTTCGTCGTTGAGGGGGCAGTCGCTGAGTTCAAGGATGGCAAGGTGAAGGCGCGCAATCGGGGAGTGGGGCACGTTGTGTTCCGCTGGCCCTGA
- a CDS encoding DUF2381 family protein, with protein MLQPLRLALPLALTLAWGTSAQAQPTERTRVERQRSVPLASTPAEPLPVVRVARDTMTLLFFPSPIQKKTLTFDESRIRVLDTGERSVIIQPVANLGDGERQELGVFFEDGRAPARAAFRLVTDPAEVDSRIDVQRPAPPNEPCQPTAQAPAPKPEDFVRLGYLDDKGISTSRRKGSLEAMQGLSFESLVAFRGTTWILADVTISNSLEQPAWTPREATFVGMSGTPLRARLVAMKPGPIPPGEARHFLAAVEVTATDANLVFTLEVLGEEGRRLTIPGVRFPRPAAGDAR; from the coding sequence TTGCTCCAACCCTTGAGATTGGCTCTTCCCCTGGCGCTTACGCTCGCGTGGGGAACATCCGCGCAGGCCCAGCCGACCGAGAGGACGCGCGTTGAGCGTCAGCGCTCCGTGCCCCTCGCCAGCACGCCCGCGGAGCCGCTGCCCGTCGTCCGCGTTGCGCGGGACACCATGACACTGCTGTTCTTTCCCTCGCCGATCCAGAAGAAGACCCTGACCTTCGACGAGTCACGGATCCGCGTCCTGGATACCGGCGAGCGCTCCGTCATCATCCAGCCCGTGGCCAACCTTGGCGATGGCGAGCGTCAGGAACTCGGCGTCTTCTTCGAAGATGGCCGAGCACCCGCCCGGGCCGCCTTCAGGCTCGTCACCGACCCTGCCGAAGTGGACTCGCGGATCGACGTTCAGCGTCCGGCGCCACCGAACGAACCCTGCCAACCCACCGCGCAAGCCCCGGCGCCGAAGCCGGAAGACTTCGTGCGGCTCGGCTACCTGGACGACAAGGGCATCTCAACGTCCAGAAGAAAGGGCTCGCTGGAGGCGATGCAGGGTCTTTCCTTTGAATCGCTCGTGGCCTTTCGAGGCACGACATGGATTCTGGCGGACGTGACGATCTCGAACAGCCTTGAGCAGCCCGCATGGACACCCCGAGAGGCGACATTCGTAGGGATGAGCGGTACGCCCCTGCGAGCGCGGCTCGTCGCAATGAAGCCGGGACCGATTCCGCCTGGGGAGGCCAGGCACTTCCTGGCGGCCGTGGAAGTGACAGCCACGGACGCAAACCTTGTCTTCACCCTGGAGGTGCTCGGGGAGGAGGGACGTCGACTCACGATTCCGGGCGTGCGCTTTCCGCGGCCCGCCGCAGGGGATGCCCGATGA
- a CDS encoding NAD(P)/FAD-dependent oxidoreductase: protein MGADQKSEGLCVDAPPSRKRVLILGGGFAGMYAALHLERQLGKRDDVEVTLVSRDNFFLFTPMLHEVAASDLNATAIVISLRKLLPRLTFVEGDVSGLDLESKRVTVAHGGLDGHSHTLEYDYMVMAMGSETNFFGKPGPRDYTLTMKTLGDAMLLRNCLVDRLEEADTDCVTTGARNAIVTFVVVGGGFAGVETAGAINDFIHGALPFYPNIQHANVRVMLVHGGKEVLPELGEDLGAYTRKKLIEHGIEVRTGVHVKDVTAAGVELPDGTVVPTKTVVWTAGVTPPSLLSTLPCEKERGRLKVNERMEVPGFPGVWALGDCASVPDITNGGKPCPPTAQHALRQGVAVARNVCAALKGRPGKVFRYKMLGQLATIGQRSGVARILGLKFSGTFAWVLWRTIYLFKLPRLETKVRVAMGWTLDLLFRKDVVQVIGPRELDQLTLPALPLNSRQQVRQVQALHPRSQH, encoded by the coding sequence ATGGGGGCGGACCAGAAGTCGGAAGGGCTCTGCGTGGACGCGCCGCCGTCGCGCAAGCGGGTGCTCATCCTGGGAGGCGGCTTCGCCGGCATGTACGCGGCGCTGCACCTGGAGCGGCAGCTGGGGAAGCGGGACGACGTGGAGGTGACGCTCGTCAGCCGTGACAACTTCTTCCTCTTCACGCCCATGCTCCACGAGGTGGCGGCGAGCGACCTGAACGCGACCGCCATCGTCATCTCGCTGCGCAAGCTGTTGCCGCGCCTGACGTTCGTGGAGGGCGACGTCAGCGGGCTGGACCTGGAGTCGAAGCGGGTCACGGTGGCGCACGGCGGGCTGGACGGCCACAGCCACACGCTGGAGTACGACTACATGGTGATGGCCATGGGCTCGGAGACGAACTTCTTCGGCAAGCCGGGCCCACGCGACTACACGCTGACCATGAAGACGCTGGGCGACGCGATGCTCCTGCGCAACTGCCTGGTGGACCGGCTGGAGGAGGCGGACACGGACTGCGTCACCACGGGCGCGCGCAACGCCATCGTCACCTTCGTGGTGGTGGGCGGCGGCTTCGCCGGCGTGGAGACGGCGGGCGCCATCAACGACTTCATCCATGGCGCCCTGCCCTTCTATCCCAACATCCAGCACGCCAACGTGCGCGTGATGCTGGTGCACGGCGGCAAGGAGGTGCTGCCGGAGCTGGGCGAGGACCTGGGCGCGTACACGCGCAAGAAGCTCATCGAGCACGGCATCGAGGTGCGCACCGGCGTCCACGTGAAGGACGTGACGGCGGCGGGCGTGGAGCTGCCGGACGGCACGGTGGTGCCCACCAAGACGGTGGTGTGGACCGCGGGCGTCACGCCGCCGTCCCTGCTGTCGACGCTGCCGTGCGAGAAGGAGCGCGGGCGGCTCAAGGTGAACGAGCGCATGGAGGTGCCCGGCTTCCCGGGCGTGTGGGCGCTGGGCGACTGCGCGTCGGTGCCGGACATCACCAACGGAGGCAAGCCCTGTCCTCCCACCGCGCAGCACGCGCTCCGCCAGGGCGTGGCGGTGGCGCGCAACGTGTGCGCGGCGCTGAAGGGCCGGCCGGGGAAGGTGTTCCGCTACAAGATGCTGGGGCAGCTGGCCACGATTGGCCAGCGCTCGGGCGTGGCGCGCATCCTGGGGCTGAAGTTCTCCGGCACCTTCGCGTGGGTGCTCTGGCGCACCATCTACCTGTTCAAGCTGCCCAGGCTGGAGACGAAGGTGCGCGTGGCCATGGGCTGGACGCTGGACCTGCTCTTCCGCAAGGACGTGGTGCAGGTCATCGGTCCGCGGGAGTTGGATCAGCTCACGCTGCCGGCCCTGCCGCTCAACAGCCGCCAGCAGGTGCGCCAGGTGCAGGCGCTGCACCCGCGCTCGCAGCACTGA
- a CDS encoding rhomboid family intramembrane serine protease, which yields MIPISDDNPTLRTPVMTYLLLAAIGLTWVFFQGAGFNMVRLATSICELGLVPGELTGRAPLGQAVPLGDGLACVVDNEAINRLTPLTSMFLHGSWGHILGNVLFFWVFGNNIEDSMGRLRFLVFYLVCGLVAAAAHVAVDPTSPVPTVGASGAIAGVLGAYLVLYPRVRVNMLFIIFILIRVFPIPAWAVLVWWFVLQVITGLPQLMTLRPEVSGGVAVWAHIGGFVAGMVLIKLFENPRYTSQRTTWRHRMHPNHP from the coding sequence ATGATTCCCATCAGCGACGACAACCCGACCCTGCGCACCCCAGTGATGACGTACCTCCTGCTCGCGGCCATCGGCCTCACCTGGGTGTTCTTCCAGGGCGCGGGCTTCAACATGGTGCGGCTGGCCACCAGCATCTGCGAGCTGGGCCTGGTGCCCGGGGAGCTCACCGGCCGCGCGCCGCTGGGGCAGGCGGTGCCGCTGGGGGACGGGCTCGCGTGCGTGGTGGACAACGAGGCCATCAACCGCCTCACGCCGCTCACGTCCATGTTCCTGCACGGCAGTTGGGGGCACATCCTGGGCAACGTGCTGTTCTTCTGGGTCTTCGGAAACAACATCGAGGACAGCATGGGGCGCCTGCGCTTCCTCGTCTTCTACCTGGTGTGCGGGCTGGTGGCGGCGGCGGCGCACGTGGCGGTGGACCCCACGTCGCCGGTGCCCACGGTGGGCGCGTCCGGCGCCATCGCGGGGGTGCTGGGCGCGTACCTGGTGCTCTACCCGCGCGTGCGCGTGAACATGCTGTTCATCATCTTCATCCTCATCCGCGTCTTCCCCATCCCCGCGTGGGCCGTGCTGGTGTGGTGGTTCGTGCTCCAGGTCATCACCGGCCTGCCGCAGTTGATGACGCTGAGGCCGGAGGTGTCCGGCGGCGTCGCCGTGTGGGCGCACATCGGCGGGTTCGTGGCGGGCATGGTGCTGATCAAGCTCTTCGAGAACCCCCGCTACACATCCCAGCGCACGACCTGGCGGCACCGGATGCACCCGAACCACCCCTGA
- the rnz gene encoding ribonuclease Z encodes MSLLRLTFLGTSAAQPTLHRGLSGLAVKAHADLLLFDCGEGTQRQMVRFGTGFTVDAAFFTHFHADHYLGIIGFLRTLGMMGRTAPMHLYGPPPARRLLHQAVHLGLESLAFPIEIHELKDGDTVRRNGYTVQAVGVDHRIHALGYVLAEDSRPGRFHLEKARELGVPEGPSFGKLQKGESVTLPDGRVVKPEDVLGESRSGRRLVISGDTRPCPSLVQAAKDADLLVHESTFSDDEQARALETRHSTAREAAQVARDAGAKRLILTHLSSRHDTDPGRLLTQAREAFKGPVEVAFDGLTVELPLRD; translated from the coding sequence ATGTCCCTACTGAGGCTCACCTTCCTCGGCACCTCCGCCGCGCAGCCCACGCTGCATCGCGGCCTCTCCGGCCTGGCGGTGAAGGCGCACGCGGACCTGCTCCTGTTCGACTGTGGCGAGGGCACCCAGCGGCAGATGGTGCGCTTCGGCACGGGCTTCACCGTGGACGCGGCGTTCTTCACGCACTTCCACGCCGACCACTACCTGGGAATCATCGGGTTCCTGCGCACGCTGGGGATGATGGGCCGCACCGCGCCCATGCACCTGTATGGGCCTCCTCCGGCGCGGCGGCTCTTGCATCAGGCCGTGCACCTGGGGCTGGAGTCGCTGGCCTTCCCGATCGAAATCCACGAACTGAAGGACGGGGACACGGTGCGCCGCAATGGCTACACCGTGCAGGCGGTGGGCGTGGACCACCGCATCCACGCGCTGGGCTACGTGCTGGCGGAGGACAGCCGTCCGGGGCGGTTCCACCTGGAGAAGGCGCGGGAGCTGGGCGTGCCGGAGGGGCCGTCCTTCGGCAAGCTGCAGAAGGGTGAGTCCGTCACGCTGCCGGACGGGCGCGTGGTGAAGCCGGAGGACGTGCTGGGCGAGTCCCGGTCCGGGCGGCGGCTGGTGATTTCCGGAGACACGCGGCCGTGCCCGTCGCTGGTGCAGGCGGCGAAGGACGCGGACCTGCTGGTGCACGAGTCCACCTTCTCCGACGACGAGCAGGCGCGCGCGCTGGAGACGCGGCACTCCACCGCGCGGGAGGCGGCGCAGGTGGCGCGGGACGCGGGGGCGAAGCGGCTCATCCTCACCCACCTGTCCAGCCGCCACGACACCGACCCCGGACGGCTGCTCACGCAGGCGCGTGAGGCGTTCAAGGGGCCGGTGGAGGTGGCCTTCGATGGCCTCACCGTGGAGCTGCCGCTGCGCGACTGA
- a CDS encoding DUF2293 domain-containing protein has protein sequence MPDSLTVGPTADPRRVKAQDGRLLTVPDGWALLPPGDAGLTRRVKAAGPSWTVVEKVGRKLFSRGVWAPEAHIVHAKAALEDERATPAYAKKLAQGRERRAKEQAEYEVDFANAVLRFLAFSPAWLPHAKRLAVMVAGHATPVGSGTVARTERIPIERRAEAAVIAWMRHQTTSYDDMRIARVKGARREVRRELAEVSRAILDLHRRDAPHAPPGCPLCSALLRPPPTRPSDS, from the coding sequence ATGCCTGATTCCCTGACGGTCGGCCCCACGGCCGACCCCCGCCGAGTGAAAGCCCAGGACGGCCGCCTGCTCACCGTCCCTGACGGCTGGGCCCTCCTCCCCCCCGGCGACGCCGGCCTCACCCGCCGCGTGAAGGCCGCCGGCCCCTCCTGGACCGTGGTGGAGAAGGTGGGCCGCAAGCTCTTCTCCCGGGGCGTGTGGGCGCCGGAGGCCCACATCGTCCACGCCAAGGCCGCCCTGGAGGACGAGCGCGCCACCCCCGCCTACGCGAAGAAGCTGGCCCAGGGCCGCGAGCGCCGCGCGAAGGAGCAGGCCGAGTACGAGGTCGACTTCGCCAACGCCGTCCTGCGCTTCCTCGCCTTCAGCCCCGCGTGGCTCCCCCACGCCAAGCGCCTGGCCGTGATGGTCGCAGGCCACGCCACCCCCGTGGGCAGCGGCACCGTGGCCCGCACGGAGCGCATCCCCATTGAAAGGCGCGCGGAGGCCGCCGTCATCGCCTGGATGCGCCACCAGACCACCAGCTACGACGACATGCGCATCGCCCGCGTGAAGGGCGCCCGCCGCGAGGTGCGCCGCGAACTGGCGGAGGTGTCCCGCGCCATCCTGGACCTGCACCGCCGGGACGCCCCCCACGCCCCGCCCGGGTGTCCGCTCTGCTCCGCCCTCCTGCGCCCTCCGCCGACACGCCCCTCGGATTCCTGA
- a CDS encoding TetR/AcrR family transcriptional regulator, which translates to MPRHADPKARSALIASARVEFAKRGVKGARISDITAASGLSKGAFYLHFPSKEALFAALVEGFLEALEVLATKRMSCMERFRADHGGLPGPGDVAARSERYVDFLRVEAALDVEMLELMWEQRELVTALIVGSQGTAFESVMWDVVDREVERIAREFHHLRGQQPDTPDVDPSLFGSFVVGTYLLLARRMGRLTQKPDLAAWAVGLQRLMHEGSLPREAVPATPAAVARPSSPPSTRRCHARADHPHRPPRKRP; encoded by the coding sequence ATGCCCCGCCACGCCGACCCCAAAGCCCGCAGCGCGCTCATCGCGTCCGCGCGGGTGGAGTTCGCGAAGCGGGGCGTGAAGGGCGCGCGCATCAGCGACATCACCGCCGCCAGCGGCCTGTCCAAGGGCGCCTTCTACCTGCACTTCCCCTCGAAGGAGGCCCTCTTCGCGGCGCTGGTGGAGGGCTTCCTGGAGGCGCTGGAGGTGCTGGCCACGAAGCGCATGTCCTGCATGGAGCGCTTCCGCGCGGACCACGGCGGGCTGCCGGGCCCCGGGGACGTGGCCGCGCGCTCGGAGCGCTATGTCGACTTCCTGCGCGTGGAGGCCGCGCTGGACGTGGAGATGCTGGAGCTCATGTGGGAGCAGCGGGAGCTGGTCACCGCGCTCATCGTGGGCAGCCAGGGCACCGCCTTCGAGTCCGTCATGTGGGACGTGGTGGACCGCGAGGTGGAGCGCATCGCCCGGGAGTTCCACCACCTGCGCGGCCAGCAGCCGGACACCCCGGACGTGGACCCCAGCCTCTTCGGCTCCTTCGTCGTGGGCACCTACCTGCTCTTGGCCCGGCGCATGGGCCGGCTGACGCAGAAGCCGGACCTGGCCGCCTGGGCCGTGGGCCTCCAGCGTCTGATGCACGAAGGCTCGCTGCCCCGCGAGGCCGTGCCCGCGACGCCCGCCGCCGTCGCGCGTCCCTCTTCACCGCCTTCCACGCGCCGGTGCCACGCCCGCGCGGACCACCCGCACCGCCCGCCAAGGAAACGCCCGTGA
- a CDS encoding efflux RND transporter periplasmic adaptor subunit yields MKPSTKPSASRALTALGMAAALSLSGCDKADAASSAPAAAAGQEKPAPAVKVVSARGVQASQSEEVTGTLYPAQGLQVGFEVGGRLEAVRIHKGQAVKKGDTLAQLNSEIADAQVAGAEAAVAAAEAAASMAKDAAERTEKLSTGGGVSDQQHKNAVAAAAQAQAQVMAAKAQLAQARASRRRHDLKAPFAGTLIESPDQTGATVGPGSPLFTLEQLDTLIFRTTVAEGARALLKPGTKVRVAALGNGASTDEAVVRTILPSADPTTRRIPVEIAVPNADGRFVAHTLARAMLKLGETQEAQLLPTTALSSSNGDHVLVVSDGALQRVDVQVLERRDREVVVRAAAVLQQVVDYPTPSLTPGTRVSVK; encoded by the coding sequence GTGAAACCGTCCACGAAGCCCTCCGCCTCCCGCGCCCTCACCGCCCTGGGGATGGCCGCCGCGCTCTCGCTCTCCGGTTGCGACAAGGCGGATGCCGCGTCCTCGGCGCCCGCCGCGGCCGCGGGCCAGGAGAAGCCGGCGCCGGCCGTGAAGGTCGTCTCCGCGCGCGGCGTGCAGGCCTCGCAGTCGGAGGAGGTGACGGGCACGCTGTACCCCGCCCAGGGCCTCCAGGTCGGCTTCGAGGTGGGCGGCCGCCTGGAGGCGGTGCGCATCCACAAGGGCCAGGCCGTGAAGAAGGGCGACACGCTCGCCCAGCTCAACTCCGAAATCGCGGACGCGCAGGTGGCCGGCGCGGAGGCCGCCGTCGCCGCCGCGGAGGCCGCCGCCTCCATGGCGAAGGACGCGGCCGAGCGCACGGAAAAGCTCAGCACCGGCGGTGGCGTCAGCGACCAGCAGCACAAGAACGCCGTGGCCGCCGCCGCGCAGGCCCAGGCGCAGGTGATGGCCGCGAAGGCGCAGCTGGCGCAGGCCCGCGCGTCGCGCCGCCGGCACGACCTGAAGGCGCCCTTCGCGGGCACGCTGATCGAGTCCCCGGACCAGACGGGCGCCACGGTGGGGCCGGGCTCGCCCCTGTTCACGCTGGAGCAGCTGGACACGCTCATCTTCCGCACCACCGTGGCGGAAGGGGCGCGCGCGCTGCTCAAGCCCGGCACGAAGGTGCGCGTGGCGGCGCTGGGCAACGGCGCGTCCACCGACGAGGCCGTGGTGCGCACCATCCTGCCCTCCGCGGACCCCACCACCCGCCGCATCCCGGTGGAGATCGCCGTGCCCAACGCGGACGGCCGCTTCGTGGCCCACACCCTGGCGCGCGCCATGCTGAAGCTGGGCGAGACGCAGGAAGCGCAGCTGCTGCCCACGACGGCGCTGTCCTCCTCCAACGGGGACCACGTCCTCGTCGTCAGCGACGGCGCCCTCCAGCGCGTGGACGTGCAGGTGTTGGAGCGCCGCGACCGCGAGGTGGTGGTGCGCGCCGCCGCCGTCCTCCAGCAGGTGGTGGACTACCCCACGCCCTCGCTGACCCCCGGCACCCGCGTCTCCGTGAAGTAG